One window of the Cytophagales bacterium genome contains the following:
- a CDS encoding T9SS type A sorting domain-containing protein, translating into MKFKITVLSLILSLCFCKVTKAQLTLTIDTVIQNPNNLCAGVAIIYTVSGGSYNFGNVFTAQLSGSIDFDCFLSIFPPMFSNPIDIGTLPFWGSSFMLGTIPDSTTFGTYRVRIIASNPPDTSNLSPNCVIVTNLPQEIDFTSIIPNDTICQGDTINLSVIDPFALYSYLWSNEETTQSIAVTQSGSYTVTIKDTFSCESTSDTMVVTVENCPVGITQTQNQGNIKIYPNPAQGTLTIESEGGQNVTLAGDSRVLGMENMTILMKNILGESLFVSDNKLLPGRYRKLIDIGHLPPGMYFLYINSRDLHVVKRIIKE; encoded by the coding sequence ATGAAATTCAAAATCACTGTTTTAAGCCTTATCTTGTCGTTATGCTTTTGTAAAGTAACAAAAGCACAGCTTACGCTTACAATAGATACTGTTATCCAAAATCCAAATAATTTATGTGCAGGAGTTGCGATCATTTATACAGTTTCAGGTGGAAGCTACAACTTTGGCAACGTTTTTACGGCACAGTTATCCGGATCTATAGATTTTGATTGTTTTTTATCTATATTTCCTCCAATGTTTTCTAATCCAATTGATATAGGAACATTACCCTTTTGGGGCAGCAGTTTCATGTTAGGAACTATTCCAGACAGTACAACTTTTGGTACCTACAGAGTTCGGATAATTGCAAGCAATCCTCCTGATACGAGTAATTTAAGCCCTAATTGTGTTATCGTTACCAATTTACCACAAGAAATAGATTTCACTTCAATTATTCCCAATGATACTATTTGCCAGGGAGATACTATAAACTTATCAGTTATTGATCCGTTTGCATTATATAGCTATTTATGGTCAAACGAAGAGACCACCCAGAGCATCGCTGTAACCCAGTCAGGATCATATACAGTAACGATAAAGGATACCTTCAGTTGTGAAAGCACTTCCGACACAATGGTTGTAACGGTTGAAAATTGTCCCGTGGGAATTACACAAACTCAAAACCAGGGCAACATAAAAATCTATCCCAACCCTGCACAAGGTACTTTAACGATAGAAAGTGAAGGTGGTCAAAATGTCACCCTGGCAGGCGACTCCCGAGTACTCGGGATGGAAAATATGACTATATTGATGAAGAATATTTTAGGAGAAAGCCTTTTTGTATCTGATAATAAACTATTGCCAGGAAGGTATCGCAAACTAATAGATATTGGGCATTTGCCTCCGGGGATGTATTTCTTATATATAAATAGTAGAGATCTTCACGTGGTTAAAAGGATAATAAAAGAATAA